From Staphylothermus hellenicus DSM 12710, a single genomic window includes:
- a CDS encoding class II SORL domain-containing protein, protein MKKFGDLIYTPETASGEAITKVESHTPKIEAPDKVKAGEPFKIRISVGPHPNKVEHSIRWVELYFEEEGRAFNPILLGRALWTPVYAEPEVEFTVKLEKSGVLYAVAYCNLHGLWEARKEIKVEK, encoded by the coding sequence ATGAAGAAGTTTGGAGACCTAATCTATACTCCTGAAACAGCATCTGGTGAAGCCATAACTAAGGTGGAATCTCATACACCAAAAATCGAAGCACCAGATAAAGTTAAAGCAGGCGAGCCGTTCAAGATAAGAATAAGTGTTGGACCACATCCTAACAAGGTAGAACACAGTATTAGATGGGTAGAGCTCTACTTTGAGGAGGAGGGAAGAGCATTCAACCCCATACTCCTAGGCAGAGCACTTTGGACCCCAGTATATGCAGAGCCAGAAGTGGAATTCACGGTCAAGCTTGAGAAGAGCGGCGTCTTATATGCTGTAGCATATTGTAACCTACATGGTTTATGGGAAGCCCGTAAAGAAATTAAAGTTGAGAAATAA
- a CDS encoding Lrp/AsnC family transcriptional regulator yields the protein MIDETDMKILKILMENARATYNEIAKKVGLSDVAVIKRIRRLEKDGVIKKYTIIVDPKKLGYAKVSITGINVDPTRLFNVIQALKNKPYIKYIAITSGDHSLIAVIWGKDSDDIMRIHKEIEQLEGVQKLYPSIVLDVIKEDCPLP from the coding sequence GTGATTGATGAAACAGATATGAAGATATTAAAAATACTCATGGAAAATGCTCGTGCTACATATAATGAGATAGCTAAAAAAGTTGGTTTAAGCGATGTAGCAGTGATTAAGAGGATTAGGAGACTTGAAAAAGACGGAGTTATTAAAAAATATACTATAATAGTTGATCCTAAAAAGCTTGGATACGCTAAAGTATCAATTACGGGAATAAATGTTGATCCAACCCGTTTATTCAATGTGATTCAGGCTCTTAAGAATAAGCCATATATTAAATATATTGCTATAACATCAGGTGATCATTCATTAATTGCTGTCATATGGGGTAAAGATAGTGATGATATTATGCGTATTCATAAAGAAATAGAGCAACTTGAAGGTGTGCAAAAACTTTATCCAAGCATAGTTCTTGACGTAATTAAAGAGGATTGTCCTTTACCTTAA
- a CDS encoding bifunctional hydroxymethylpyrimidine kinase/phosphomethylpyrimidine kinase: MRKKLYPIAITIAGSDSGGGAGIEADLKTFAALGVHGVVAITSVTAQNTYQVTGIHDLPPEMVARQIVTVWEDMGIDAGKTGMLSNSEIIRVVAETVSKLGFPLVVDPVMIAKSGAPLLKPEAMSTLIKYMVPIATVITPNRYEAEKITGMKINNIEDARKAAKYIVEELGATAAIVKGGHIGVGDESIDIMYYNSKFYEFRAPRITGGCTHGTGCSFSAAIAAELAKGKDIVEAVKTAKKFITMAIKYGVKIGKGACPVNPMAWIEIPALKYHAVESVKEALQIIIENQKLFNKYIPETGSNLVMAIDPRYAETINDVAGVKGRIVRYGDRVKIVGPVEFGASSHMARLVLTAMKYDPSIRSAMNLKYDEKLVEKAVKKGYFVVYIDRRTEPEEVRRVEGRSIPWIMETAFKKKGRIPDIIYDTGDVGKEAMIRVLGRSPGEVVIKALSIIQE; encoded by the coding sequence ATGAGAAAGAAATTATACCCCATAGCTATAACGATTGCTGGTAGTGATTCCGGCGGTGGAGCAGGGATAGAGGCCGATCTTAAAACTTTCGCCGCACTAGGAGTCCATGGAGTTGTTGCTATAACTAGTGTAACGGCTCAAAATACTTATCAGGTGACTGGTATTCATGATTTGCCTCCTGAAATGGTTGCTAGACAAATAGTTACTGTATGGGAGGATATGGGTATTGATGCTGGTAAAACTGGCATGCTTAGCAATTCCGAAATTATTAGAGTCGTGGCTGAAACTGTTTCTAAGCTTGGATTCCCATTAGTAGTTGATCCAGTAATGATTGCTAAAAGTGGAGCACCACTTTTAAAACCCGAGGCAATGAGTACACTTATAAAATACATGGTACCAATAGCTACTGTAATCACTCCGAATAGATATGAAGCTGAAAAAATTACCGGCATGAAGATCAATAATATAGAGGATGCTAGGAAAGCTGCAAAATATATTGTTGAAGAACTAGGGGCAACAGCAGCTATAGTTAAAGGAGGGCATATTGGGGTAGGAGATGAATCTATTGATATAATGTACTATAATAGTAAATTCTACGAATTTAGAGCACCCAGAATAACAGGTGGATGCACACATGGTACAGGATGTTCATTCTCAGCCGCAATAGCCGCAGAGCTTGCAAAAGGAAAAGACATTGTTGAAGCTGTTAAAACCGCTAAGAAATTCATAACAATGGCTATAAAGTACGGGGTTAAAATAGGAAAGGGAGCATGCCCAGTTAATCCAATGGCTTGGATCGAGATACCTGCATTAAAGTATCACGCTGTTGAATCCGTGAAGGAGGCTTTACAGATCATAATTGAGAACCAGAAGCTCTTCAATAAGTATATTCCCGAAACAGGCTCAAATCTAGTAATGGCAATAGATCCTAGATATGCTGAGACAATAAATGATGTTGCAGGGGTTAAGGGTAGAATAGTTAGATATGGCGATAGAGTAAAAATTGTTGGGCCAGTAGAATTTGGAGCTTCAAGTCATATGGCTAGACTCGTACTCACAGCTATGAAATACGATCCAAGCATTAGATCAGCTATGAATTTGAAATATGATGAGAAACTAGTAGAGAAGGCAGTGAAGAAAGGATACTTTGTCGTATATATTGATCGTAGAACTGAGCCGGAAGAAGTTCGCCGAGTGGAAGGTAGAAGTATACCCTGGATTATGGAAACAGCGTTTAAGAAGAAGGGAAGAATTCCAGACATAATATATGATACTGGAGATGTTGGCAAAGAAGCAATGATAAGAGTGCTTGGAAGATCCCCTGGAGAAGTAGTAATTAAAGCATTAAGCATTATTCAAGAATAA